The window TCGGCTCTTCCTCCTACTACGTTCATTATCGGAATCAGATTCTGATTCAGACCTTGAGTCTGAATCAGAAGAATCAGAAGACGAACTGTACCTCCTCTTTCTTCTCCCCCTCTTCTGCTTCTTTCTCCTTCTTCGACTCCTTTCGCACTCTGATTCGGATGAAGAACTGTAATCTGAACTGCTTTCTTCAGAAGAATCATCAGATTCAGTAACTGATGAGGACCCACTATCAGTCTCAAACACAGAGGCCTCACTATCGCTATCGGATTTTGCATTGGACCGATGCTTTCTTTTACTTTTGTTCTTCGAATGCTTCTTGGGCTTCTCCTCCTCACCAGGATCTGGGTTGTCCAACTCCAATGAGACTTCCATCTTCATCCTCAGCTTTGGATTTTTAAGTTGTTGAGTTCGAGATGGACGAGATATGTAAACTCGTTCATTTTTGCATTCGTAGGTCCAGTGTCCCATCTGATAACATTTCTGGCATTGTGCAGCAGCTCCACCAGCACTAGACATAGAGCCCTTAATGTCTTTTCTTTCACCCAATCTTACTGCCTTTTCAGTACTCATCAAATACATCTGCCTCTTTGCTTCCCTTTTCTCCTGCCATCTGCTAGGCCCTTCTTCCTTCTGCCCATAAGCATTAACATTCCGAGCAGCAGCCGCAGCTGCTCGTTCGGCCTGAGCACGACTAAGACCTTTTGCAGCACTAAGAGCCGCAGCCTTAATCCTTTCAGCAGCAGCTTGCGACTTCTCTTCCTTCTTACTAGACattgtttgttttttcaataTCTGAATCCAAACACACGACGAACGATCAGAAACTGAAGAAAAGTATCGCGACGAATTACCGATATTAAGAGCAAACAGACATTACGAGAAAAACGAAACAAGAACTATCAGGTTTCC is drawn from Cucumis melo cultivar AY chromosome 11, USDA_Cmelo_AY_1.0, whole genome shotgun sequence and contains these coding sequences:
- the LOC103499707 gene encoding suppressor protein SRP40 isoform X1 encodes the protein MPFVSTFFNFLFSYLKDPSDPTRTNQIRVHIKSSPPPYFSFHSRFSTNWILLNLQTLRKILKKQTMSSKKEEKSQAAAERIKAAALSAAKGLSRAQAERAAAAAARNVNAYGQKEEGPSRWQEKREAKRQMYLMSTEKAVRLGERKDIKGSMSSAGGAAAQCQKCYQMGHWTYECKNERVYISRPSRTQQLKNPKLRMKMEVSLELDNPDPGEEEKPKKHSKNKSKRKHRSNAKSDSDSEASVFETDSGSSSVTESDDSSEESSSDYSSSSESECERSRRRRKKQKRGRRKRRYSSSSDSSDSDSRSESESDSDNERSRRKSRRHSRRR
- the LOC103499707 gene encoding uncharacterized protein LOC103499707 isoform X2, coding for MSSKKEEKSQAAAERIKAAALSAAKGLSRAQAERAAAAAARNVNAYGQKEEGPSRWQEKREAKRQMYLMSTEKAVRLGERKDIKGSMSSAGGAAAQCQKCYQMGHWTYECKNERVYISRPSRTQQLKNPKLRMKMEVSLELDNPDPGEEEKPKKHSKNKSKRKHRSNAKSDSDSEASVFETDSGSSSVTESDDSSEESSSDYSSSSESECERSRRRRKKQKRGRRKRRYSSSSDSSDSDSRSESESDSDNERSRRKSRRHSRRR